From a region of the Pseudoxanthomonas sp. X-1 genome:
- a CDS encoding M48 family metallopeptidase, whose amino-acid sequence MQSVEAYRALVERLQRRAVTSPLLYRLQLAGLAGLGFAVLAGSVVGALGVSVGLVVVLAAIKPGLLVYLFKLILIPLIFGYSVLRALWVRIEPPQGYRIASGEAPALEAEVERLRKAAGAPALAGIIVDTDLNAAAASVPRVLGLLGHRHFLVLGLPLMQAMDRAQLSAVIAHEFGHLGGGHGRFGAWIYRVRVSWFRLLHALEAREAWAAGMFRKFFGWYAPYFNAYSFVLARDNELAADRIAASVSGGGQTMADALVRTSVLSGRLHQGFLPAVHETAREMPHPPELLYRDMGVALRRAHPGDAQWLERALAHDAGLDDTHPPLRVRLSALGANEIALDEPAQSAAEALLGDLLPRLEQAFSQRWRADVQRDWMAEYHRRQEEAARVAELAQAQRSPEQEVEYLLLAGHFQPGEQDQLAALQAAVARVPTHLEGQLRLGAVLLDRGDAAGVAHLRQALALDAGYTGAVLQRLHAFYQATGEVAAAQAVEEEFDVWQRRQRALAKRRFTLSDEDRFLPHGLKGEVLAGLRNALAKTNVVRRAWLVRKALAGGDAGEHFLLLVQWRGLVFSRSGALQRVLDAVELPGSVQVFDDADRRRYARRLRKAAGAPVWRRGR is encoded by the coding sequence ATGCAGTCTGTCGAAGCCTATCGCGCGCTGGTGGAGCGCCTGCAGCGCCGCGCGGTGACCTCGCCGCTGCTGTATCGGCTGCAGTTGGCCGGGCTGGCGGGACTGGGATTCGCGGTGCTGGCCGGCTCGGTGGTCGGGGCGCTGGGCGTGTCGGTCGGACTGGTCGTGGTGCTGGCGGCGATCAAGCCCGGCCTGCTCGTCTACCTGTTCAAGCTGATCCTGATCCCGCTGATCTTCGGCTATTCGGTGCTGCGCGCGCTGTGGGTGCGGATCGAACCCCCGCAGGGGTATCGGATCGCGTCCGGCGAGGCGCCGGCGCTGGAGGCGGAGGTGGAGCGCCTGCGCAAGGCGGCGGGCGCGCCGGCGCTGGCGGGCATCATCGTGGACACCGATCTGAATGCGGCGGCGGCCAGCGTGCCGCGCGTGCTGGGGCTGTTGGGGCATCGGCACTTCCTGGTGCTGGGCCTGCCCCTGATGCAGGCGATGGACCGCGCGCAGCTGTCCGCGGTGATCGCCCACGAGTTCGGCCACCTGGGCGGCGGGCACGGCCGGTTCGGGGCGTGGATCTACCGGGTCCGGGTGAGCTGGTTCAGGTTGCTGCATGCGCTGGAGGCGCGCGAGGCCTGGGCGGCGGGGATGTTCCGCAAGTTCTTCGGCTGGTACGCGCCGTACTTCAACGCCTACAGCTTCGTGCTGGCGCGCGATAACGAGCTGGCGGCGGACCGTATCGCGGCAAGCGTGTCCGGCGGCGGCCAGACGATGGCCGACGCGCTGGTCAGGACCAGCGTGCTGAGCGGTCGCCTGCACCAGGGCTTCCTGCCCGCGGTGCATGAGACCGCGCGGGAAATGCCGCATCCGCCCGAGCTGCTGTATCGCGACATGGGCGTGGCGCTGCGGCGTGCCCACCCGGGCGACGCCCAGTGGCTGGAGCGCGCGCTGGCCCATGACGCGGGGCTGGACGACACGCACCCGCCGCTGCGCGTGCGCCTGTCCGCCCTGGGCGCGAATGAGATCGCCCTGGACGAACCGGCGCAGTCGGCGGCCGAGGCCTTGCTGGGCGACCTGCTGCCGCGCCTGGAACAGGCGTTCAGCCAGCGCTGGCGGGCCGACGTGCAGCGAGACTGGATGGCCGAGTACCACCGGCGCCAGGAAGAGGCCGCGCGCGTGGCCGAGCTGGCGCAGGCGCAGCGCTCGCCCGAGCAGGAGGTGGAGTACCTGCTGCTGGCCGGGCATTTCCAGCCGGGCGAGCAGGACCAGCTCGCGGCGCTGCAGGCGGCGGTCGCACGCGTGCCGACGCATCTGGAAGGCCAGCTCCGCCTTGGGGCGGTGCTGCTCGACCGGGGCGACGCAGCGGGCGTGGCGCATCTGCGGCAGGCGCTTGCGCTGGATGCCGGCTACACCGGGGCGGTCCTGCAGCGGCTGCATGCCTTCTACCAGGCAACGGGCGAGGTGGCGGCCGCCCAGGCCGTGGAGGAGGAATTCGATGTCTGGCAGCGGCGGCAGCGCGCCCTGGCCAAGCGCAGATTCACCCTGTCGGACGAGGACCGGTTCCTGCCGCACGGCCTCAAGGGCGAAGTCCTCGCAGGACTGCGGAATGCCCTGGCCAAAACCAACGTGGTGCGGCGTGCCTGGCTGGTGCGCAAGGCCCTGGCGGGTGGCGATGCCGGCGAGCACTTCCTGCTGCTGGTGCAGTGGCGGGGCCTGGTGTTCAGCCGTAGCGGGGCGCTGCAGCGGGTGCTGGATGCGGTGGAACTACCGGGTTCGGTGCAGGTGTTCGATGACGCCGATCGCCGTCGCTACGCACGGCGGTTGCGCAAGGCGGCCGGGGCGCCGGTCTGGCGCCGGGGGCGCTGA
- the speA gene encoding arginine decarboxylase produces MTQWSTDQARKTYSIPHWADGYFDVDAAGRITVAPQGPGGPVVALPEVVDAARAAGAKLPLLVRFPDILGQRLGKLQAAFAQAQADWNYAGGYTAVYPIKVNQHRGVAGTLAAHHGEGFGLEAGSKPELMAVLALSRPGGLIVCNGYKDREYIRLALIGRKLGLETFIVIEKPSELKLVLEEAKALDVMPGLGVRMRLASLGAGKWQNSGGDKAKFGLSPRQVLDLWKALRDTEYAACLNLLHFHMGSQISNVRDIANGMREAVRYFVELSALGARISHVDVGGGLGIDYEGTRSRSYYSINYGLGSYAGNIVQPLAEACEEHGLAPPRIVTECGRAMTAHHAVLIANVSEVEQAPEGRVPDAHDDEPAAVRHLREIHDELDTRPAVELFQEAQHFHAEGLAAYALGQIDLTHRARIDDLFYAIAHGVRARLSHEEKSHRPVLDELNDRLVDKYFVNFSVFESIPDVWAIDQVFPIVPIERLDERPQRRGIVCDMTCDSDGMVKTYVENESLDSSLPLHAMKPGESYRIGFFLVGAYQEILGDIHNLFGDTDAVEVTCQDGTTRITQQRRGDTTDVMLDYVGYSLAELRSAYAQRVAAADLSAERARELSAALEAGLTGYTYLSDEPLA; encoded by the coding sequence ATGACGCAGTGGTCCACCGACCAGGCTCGCAAGACCTACTCGATCCCGCACTGGGCCGACGGGTACTTCGACGTGGACGCGGCCGGGCGCATCACCGTGGCCCCGCAGGGCCCGGGCGGCCCGGTGGTCGCGCTGCCGGAAGTGGTCGACGCCGCGCGTGCCGCGGGCGCCAAGCTGCCGCTGCTGGTGCGGTTTCCCGACATCCTGGGCCAGCGCCTGGGCAAGCTGCAGGCGGCCTTCGCCCAGGCCCAGGCGGACTGGAACTACGCCGGCGGCTACACCGCCGTCTATCCGATCAAGGTCAACCAGCACCGCGGCGTGGCCGGCACGCTGGCCGCGCACCACGGCGAGGGCTTCGGCCTGGAGGCCGGCAGCAAGCCCGAGCTGATGGCCGTGCTGGCGCTCTCGCGCCCCGGCGGCCTGATCGTGTGCAACGGCTACAAGGACCGCGAGTACATCCGCCTGGCGCTGATCGGCCGCAAGCTGGGCCTGGAGACCTTCATCGTCATCGAGAAGCCCTCCGAGCTGAAGCTGGTGCTGGAGGAAGCCAAGGCGCTGGACGTGATGCCCGGCCTGGGCGTGCGCATGCGCCTGGCCTCGCTGGGCGCGGGCAAGTGGCAGAACAGCGGCGGCGACAAGGCCAAGTTCGGCCTGTCCCCGCGCCAGGTGCTGGACCTGTGGAAGGCGCTGCGCGACACCGAATACGCCGCCTGCCTGAACCTGCTGCATTTCCACATGGGCAGCCAGATCTCCAACGTGCGCGACATCGCCAACGGCATGCGCGAGGCGGTGCGCTACTTCGTCGAACTCTCCGCGCTGGGCGCCCGGATCAGCCATGTCGACGTCGGCGGCGGGCTGGGCATCGACTACGAAGGCACGCGCTCGCGCAGCTACTACTCGATCAACTACGGGCTCGGCTCCTACGCCGGCAACATCGTCCAGCCGCTGGCCGAGGCCTGCGAGGAACACGGCCTGGCCCCGCCGCGCATCGTCACCGAATGCGGCCGCGCCATGACCGCCCACCACGCGGTGCTGATCGCCAACGTGTCCGAGGTCGAGCAGGCGCCGGAGGGCCGCGTGCCCGACGCGCATGACGACGAACCGGCCGCCGTGCGCCACCTGCGCGAGATCCACGACGAGCTGGACACACGCCCGGCGGTGGAGCTGTTCCAGGAAGCCCAGCACTTCCACGCCGAAGGCCTGGCCGCCTATGCGCTGGGCCAGATCGACCTGACCCACCGCGCGCGCATCGACGATCTGTTCTACGCCATCGCCCACGGCGTGCGCGCGCGCCTGAGCCACGAGGAAAAGAGCCACCGCCCGGTGCTGGACGAGCTCAACGACCGGCTGGTGGACAAGTACTTCGTCAATTTCAGCGTGTTCGAGTCGATCCCGGACGTGTGGGCCATCGACCAGGTGTTCCCGATCGTGCCGATCGAGCGCCTGGACGAGCGCCCGCAGCGTCGTGGCATCGTCTGCGACATGACCTGCGACTCGGACGGCATGGTCAAGACCTACGTCGAGAACGAGAGCCTGGACAGCTCGCTGCCGCTGCATGCGATGAAGCCGGGCGAGTCCTACCGCATCGGCTTCTTCCTGGTCGGCGCCTACCAGGAGATCCTGGGCGACATCCACAACCTGTTCGGCGACACCGACGCGGTGGAGGTCACCTGCCAGGACGGCACCACGCGCATCACCCAGCAGCGCCGCGGCGACACCACCGACGTGATGCTCGACTACGTGGGCTACTCCCTGGCCGAGCTGCGCAGCGCCTACGCCCAGCGCGTGGCCGCCGCCGACCTGTCGGCCGAACGCGCGCGGGAACTGTCTGCCGCTCTGGAGGCGGGTCTGACGGGGTATACCTATCTTTCGGACGAACCGCTGGCGTAG
- a CDS encoding pyridoxamine 5'-phosphate oxidase family protein → MTARITDAETLQRCIGALPGPRDLKVIDHLDAYAMRWLQASPLAFFGFGDAQGMAITLGGGAAGFAHPADALTLDLPQDGLDEPRLARPGQSFCSLWLLPGLGETLRINGQVARVEDGRIGLGVRECYLHCAKALIRSDFWQARPAPAADPLTPPQAAAQSRFLVLATVNAAGQADLSPKGDPAGALLQADDTALWLPDRPGNRRVDSFRNLLEQPRLSLAALVPGQTRLLHVSGVATLTTDAAARARLAVGDKPPRLVTRIAPAQWALRDSKALAAAALWPAAEPPGDLDPADIFKAHVRLNRSGGVQAAMVRAVAAVPGLVRRGLDQDYKKNLY, encoded by the coding sequence ATGACTGCCCGGATCACCGATGCCGAGACCTTGCAGCGCTGTATCGGCGCGCTGCCGGGCCCACGCGATCTGAAGGTCATCGACCACCTCGATGCGTATGCGATGCGCTGGCTGCAGGCGTCACCGTTGGCCTTCTTCGGCTTCGGCGACGCGCAGGGCATGGCCATCACCTTGGGCGGTGGCGCGGCCGGTTTCGCGCACCCCGCCGACGCGCTCACCCTGGATCTGCCGCAGGACGGGTTGGACGAGCCGCGCCTGGCCCGTCCGGGCCAGAGCTTCTGCTCGCTGTGGCTGCTCCCGGGCCTGGGCGAGACCTTGCGCATCAACGGCCAGGTCGCGCGGGTCGAAGACGGCAGGATCGGCCTCGGCGTGCGCGAGTGCTATCTGCATTGCGCCAAGGCGCTGATCCGCTCGGACTTCTGGCAGGCCCGGCCCGCGCCGGCGGCCGATCCGCTCACGCCTCCGCAGGCCGCCGCCCAAAGCCGCTTCCTGGTGCTGGCCACGGTCAACGCCGCCGGCCAGGCCGATCTCAGTCCGAAGGGCGATCCGGCCGGCGCCTTGCTGCAGGCCGACGACACGGCGCTCTGGCTGCCCGACCGCCCGGGCAACCGTCGCGTGGACAGCTTCCGCAACCTGCTCGAACAGCCGCGGCTGTCCCTGGCTGCGCTGGTCCCCGGGCAGACGCGCCTGCTGCATGTCAGCGGCGTGGCCACGCTGACCACCGATGCGGCGGCGCGCGCGCGCCTGGCCGTCGGCGACAAGCCGCCCAGGCTGGTGACGCGCATCGCACCGGCGCAGTGGGCGCTGCGCGACAGCAAGGCCCTGGCGGCCGCGGCGCTGTGGCCGGCGGCCGAACCGCCTGGCGATCTGGATCCGGCGGACATCTTCAAGGCGCATGTCCGGCTCAATCGCAGCGGCGGGGTGCAGGCGGCGATGGTGCGCGCCGTGGCGGCGGTGCCGGGGCTGGTGCGGCGCGGGCTGGATCAGGATTACAAGAAGAATCTGTACTAG
- a CDS encoding aspartate/glutamate racemase family protein yields MALHLGIVACSAEGAALCYRTLCAEAAGAMGPHAHPEVSLHGLSLADYVDCLERGDLPGVAALMLRSAGALAAAGADLLLCPDNTIHQAMPWVLPASPLPWLHIAEAVAREARRCGYRRIGITGTRWLVESDVYPQALSAQGLQWRRPPAEDRQAMGRIIMDELVRGDFRPASVEAFQQIIGRLRQDGCDAVVLGCTEIP; encoded by the coding sequence ATGGCCTTGCATCTCGGGATCGTTGCCTGCTCGGCCGAAGGCGCCGCGTTGTGCTATCGCACGCTGTGCGCCGAAGCGGCCGGAGCGATGGGACCGCATGCCCATCCGGAGGTCTCGCTGCACGGACTGTCGCTGGCGGACTATGTCGACTGCCTGGAGCGTGGCGACCTGCCTGGCGTGGCCGCCTTGATGCTGCGCTCGGCGGGGGCGCTGGCCGCGGCGGGCGCGGACCTGCTCCTCTGCCCGGACAACACCATCCACCAGGCCATGCCCTGGGTCCTGCCGGCGTCGCCGCTGCCGTGGCTGCACATCGCCGAGGCGGTGGCCAGGGAGGCGCGGCGATGCGGGTACCGGCGGATCGGCATCACCGGCACGCGCTGGCTGGTGGAAAGCGACGTCTACCCGCAGGCGTTGTCCGCGCAGGGCCTGCAATGGCGTCGGCCGCCGGCCGAGGATCGCCAGGCCATGGGGCGCATCATCATGGATGAGCTGGTACGCGGGGACTTCCGGCCCGCCTCGGTCGAGGCGTTCCAGCAGATCATCGGCCGCCTGCGGCAGGACGGCTGCGACGCGGTCGTCCTGGGCTGCACCGAGATTCCCTGA
- a CDS encoding nuclear transport factor 2 family protein, with product MALSPLTSPDAMTIKFQAALLSVLLALAGGPAMAARNDDRDVAAIRQVVEAFRTSILQKDKTRFTALFFSDDPQRVTWQFVNDDARLARLRGVKPDAKKARYLPQSNYLSFIDSIVTSAQASEEVFSDLRIDTDGEVASVGFDYAYLEDGRQTNRGRELWQLVRTEDGWKIISVVWTMRDPDRAS from the coding sequence ATGGCGCTGTCTCCCCTGACCTCGCCCGACGCCATGACCATCAAGTTTCAGGCCGCGCTGCTGTCCGTGCTGCTCGCGCTGGCGGGCGGGCCGGCGATGGCGGCGCGGAACGACGACCGGGACGTGGCGGCGATCCGGCAGGTCGTCGAGGCCTTCCGCACGTCCATCCTCCAGAAGGACAAGACCAGGTTCACGGCGCTGTTCTTCTCCGACGATCCGCAACGGGTGACCTGGCAGTTCGTCAACGACGATGCGCGTCTGGCGCGGTTGCGCGGGGTCAAGCCCGACGCGAAGAAGGCCCGCTATCTTCCGCAGTCCAACTACCTGAGCTTCATCGACTCGATCGTGACCAGCGCGCAGGCCAGCGAGGAGGTCTTCTCCGACCTCAGGATCGACACCGATGGCGAGGTCGCCTCGGTCGGTTTCGACTATGCCTATCTGGAGGACGGCAGGCAGACCAACCGCGGCAGGGAACTGTGGCAGCTGGTGCGCACCGAGGATGGCTGGAAGATCATCTCAGTCGTCTGGACCATGCGCGATCCCGACCGGGCCTCCTGA
- a CDS encoding histidine kinase, translated as MASDASIVSPPPWRVSLMAALPIGLCLLVMAVPAVGHGHALAYRTLYLLAYLAWTPALIWLQRWLWRAGWSPWRTVPLLLLVTYLMAVVNNALGFLLPQAMGWPGAQPPRWARVFFGVDDCWLALIAYCAAHALVGHYHALKEAQARQAQALLAARDAELRALRYQLNPHFLFNTLNGVSSLVAQARGEEARTMLARLGGFLRATLDRPSHEVSVAEELAMTETYLAIEQVRLGERLRVEWDIGPGVLDACLPSLLLQPLVENAIRHGIARRSAPGRLSIALHARAGQLQLRLVNDLAPEDASTSEGRTLGHDNVRQRLAWLYPQRHAFAAGCEGGAYAVAIDLPFERFDARGDVA; from the coding sequence ATGGCGTCCGACGCGTCGATCGTTTCGCCACCGCCATGGCGGGTGTCGCTGATGGCGGCGCTGCCGATCGGGCTGTGCCTGCTGGTGATGGCGGTGCCGGCGGTGGGACATGGTCACGCGCTGGCCTATCGCACGTTGTATCTGCTGGCCTACCTGGCGTGGACGCCGGCCCTGATCTGGCTGCAGCGCTGGCTCTGGCGCGCAGGATGGTCGCCCTGGAGGACGGTGCCGCTGCTGTTGTTGGTCACCTATCTGATGGCGGTGGTCAACAATGCGCTGGGATTCCTGCTGCCCCAGGCGATGGGATGGCCCGGGGCGCAACCGCCGCGCTGGGCGCGCGTGTTCTTCGGCGTGGACGACTGCTGGCTGGCGCTGATCGCCTACTGCGCGGCCCATGCCCTGGTCGGCCACTACCACGCGCTGAAGGAGGCGCAGGCGCGCCAGGCGCAGGCGCTGCTGGCCGCGCGCGATGCCGAGCTGCGCGCCCTGCGCTACCAGCTCAATCCGCATTTCCTGTTCAACACGCTCAACGGCGTGTCCTCGCTGGTGGCGCAGGCGCGCGGCGAAGAGGCGCGCACCATGCTCGCGCGGCTGGGCGGCTTCCTGCGCGCCACGCTGGACCGGCCCTCGCACGAGGTGTCGGTGGCGGAGGAACTGGCGATGACCGAGACCTATCTCGCGATCGAGCAGGTGCGGCTGGGCGAGCGCCTGCGCGTGGAATGGGACATCGGGCCGGGCGTCCTGGACGCCTGCCTGCCCTCGCTGCTGCTGCAGCCGCTGGTGGAGAACGCGATCCGTCACGGTATCGCCAGGCGCAGTGCGCCTGGCCGGCTGTCCATCGCGCTTCACGCGCGGGCAGGGCAGCTGCAGCTGCGCCTGGTCAACGACCTCGCCCCGGAGGATGCGTCCACCAGCGAGGGCAGGACCCTGGGTCATGACAATGTGCGCCAGCGCCTCGCCTGGCTGTACCCGCAGCGCCACGCCTTCGCCGCCGGTTGCGAGGGCGGCGCCTATGCGGTGGCCATCGATCTTCCGTTCGAGCGTTTCGATGCGCGAGGCGATGTCGCGTGA
- a CDS encoding LytTR family DNA-binding domain-containing protein, with amino-acid sequence MIRIAVIDDEQLARSGVIACLARHDDVEVVGEYADGEAALAGIRHACPDVVVLDIQMPGMDGLALLQAVEAPARPLAILLTAHAEFAVPAFALEVLDYLLKPLDDERLAEAIGRARRRLQAGAALPGAPADAPRPEWLKRFEVRVGRRVLFVPVEQVEHLQADGDYVTLHVGSRQYLLRDALQRLQLQLDPARFVRIHRSTMVRLDCVAELQPLSNKDALLRLHNGVPLRVSRTYVEALRARLSGATG; translated from the coding sequence GTGATCCGGATCGCGGTGATCGACGACGAGCAACTGGCACGCAGCGGCGTGATCGCCTGCCTGGCGCGCCATGACGATGTCGAGGTCGTCGGCGAGTACGCCGACGGCGAGGCGGCGCTCGCCGGCATCCGGCATGCGTGCCCGGATGTGGTGGTGCTGGATATCCAGATGCCGGGCATGGACGGCCTGGCGCTGCTCCAGGCCGTGGAGGCGCCTGCACGGCCGCTGGCCATCCTGCTGACCGCGCACGCCGAGTTCGCCGTCCCGGCGTTCGCCCTGGAGGTATTGGACTATCTGCTCAAGCCGCTGGATGACGAGCGGCTGGCAGAAGCCATTGGCCGGGCACGTCGGCGCCTGCAGGCAGGCGCGGCCCTCCCCGGGGCGCCGGCCGACGCGCCGCGGCCGGAGTGGCTGAAGCGCTTCGAGGTCCGCGTGGGGCGCCGGGTCCTGTTCGTCCCGGTCGAGCAGGTCGAGCATCTCCAGGCCGACGGCGACTACGTCACCCTGCACGTCGGCTCCAGGCAATACCTGCTGCGCGATGCCCTTCAGCGCCTGCAGCTGCAGCTCGATCCGGCGCGGTTCGTGCGGATCCACCGCTCGACGATGGTCAGGCTGGATTGCGTGGCCGAACTGCAGCCGCTCTCCAACAAGGACGCGCTCCTGCGGCTGCACAACGGCGTGCCGCTGCGCGTCAGCCGCACCTATGTCGAAGCGCTGCGCGCCCGGCTGAGCGGAGCCACGGGCTGA
- a CDS encoding acyltransferase produces MISTESRYPGLDLLRAIAIVWVMCFHAWVVGGLAPEWTWLSRYGWMGVDLFFVLSGFLIGGQVLAPLSRGQPLRFGDFYLRRAFRILPAYWVVLALYALVPAWRERLEMEPLWKFVLMVMNLGNDYSRPAFSHAWSLCVEEHFYLLFPLLAGWLMRRPAAWKVATLAALVLVGGIALRAGIWLHDTAAEVAGASQRNWYVEDLYYPTWNRLDGLLCGVLLATLKTFRPTLWARGQRYADALLAVGLALMAVALWLFRDRVGLPGNAVGWPVLSLGLALIVFAGAGRCSLIGRWSLPGMGWLAGISYSLYLVHKAVFVQVQAHLGEAIAGWGVAQALVYGGASLVAAALLHYTVERPFLRLRGRVLRPRASAPAIADPA; encoded by the coding sequence ATGATCAGCACCGAATCGCGTTACCCCGGTCTGGATCTGCTGCGCGCCATCGCCATCGTGTGGGTGATGTGCTTCCACGCCTGGGTGGTGGGTGGGCTGGCCCCGGAGTGGACCTGGCTGTCGCGCTACGGTTGGATGGGGGTGGACCTGTTCTTCGTGCTCAGCGGCTTCCTGATCGGCGGCCAGGTGCTGGCGCCGCTGTCGCGCGGACAGCCGCTGCGCTTCGGCGACTTCTACCTGCGCCGCGCGTTCCGCATCCTGCCGGCGTACTGGGTGGTGCTGGCGCTGTATGCGCTGGTGCCGGCGTGGCGCGAGCGGCTGGAGATGGAGCCGCTGTGGAAGTTCGTGCTGATGGTGATGAACCTGGGCAACGACTACAGCCGGCCCGCGTTCTCGCACGCCTGGTCGCTGTGCGTGGAGGAGCACTTCTATCTGCTGTTCCCGCTGTTGGCGGGCTGGTTGATGCGCAGGCCGGCCGCCTGGAAGGTAGCGACGCTGGCGGCGCTGGTGCTGGTCGGTGGCATCGCGCTGCGCGCCGGCATCTGGCTGCACGACACCGCGGCCGAAGTCGCAGGCGCATCGCAGCGCAACTGGTATGTCGAGGACCTCTACTACCCGACCTGGAACCGTCTGGACGGCCTGCTATGTGGTGTGTTGCTGGCCACGCTGAAGACCTTCCGCCCGACGCTTTGGGCGCGCGGGCAGCGCTACGCCGACGCGCTGCTGGCGGTCGGGCTGGCGCTGATGGCCGTGGCGCTGTGGCTGTTCCGCGACCGCGTCGGCCTGCCGGGCAATGCCGTGGGTTGGCCGGTGCTGTCGCTCGGACTGGCGCTGATCGTGTTCGCCGGTGCCGGCAGGTGCAGCCTGATCGGGCGGTGGTCGCTGCCGGGCATGGGGTGGCTGGCGGGGATCTCCTACAGCCTGTATCTGGTGCACAAGGCGGTGTTCGTGCAGGTGCAGGCCCACCTGGGCGAGGCGATCGCCGGCTGGGGCGTGGCGCAGGCGCTGGTCTATGGCGGCGCATCGCTGGTCGCGGCCGCGCTGTTGCATTACACGGTGGAGCGGCCGTTCCTGCGCCTGCGCGGGCGTGTGCTCAGGCCGCGCGCCTCCGCGCCCGCCATCGCCGATCCGGCCTGA
- a CDS encoding nuclear transport factor 2 family protein: MLSDDVRDALFALERAMWAAATRYDPDFQETRFAQDFLEFGRSGWVYTRAQTILPEGAPIDATLTGLHARPLSLEHVQLVYDCAVRDADGVVRHAHRSSLWSRLGDRWVMRFHQATPYEPSDLGSPTHPPSSFPRRREPTGARGKAKDPGVPRPRERQLGQRRQAALDGVRPDRRWRARRRAA; the protein is encoded by the coding sequence ATGCTTTCCGATGACGTGCGTGATGCGCTGTTCGCCCTGGAACGCGCCATGTGGGCCGCGGCCACGCGCTACGACCCCGACTTCCAGGAGACGCGCTTCGCGCAGGATTTCCTGGAGTTCGGACGCTCGGGCTGGGTCTACACGCGGGCGCAGACCATCCTGCCGGAAGGCGCGCCGATCGATGCGACCCTGACCGGACTGCACGCGCGGCCGCTCTCGCTGGAGCATGTGCAGCTGGTCTACGACTGCGCGGTGCGCGATGCCGACGGCGTCGTGCGGCACGCCCATCGCAGCTCGCTGTGGTCGCGGCTTGGCGATCGCTGGGTCATGCGCTTCCATCAGGCCACGCCCTACGAACCCAGCGACTTGGGGTCACCAACGCATCCTCCCTCGTCGTTCCCGCGCAGGCGCGAACCCACCGGAGCGCGCGGCAAGGCCAAGGATCCCGGTGTGCCGCGTCCGCGGGAACGACAGCTTGGCCAACGGCGCCAAGCCGCACTGGACGGCGTCAGGCCGGATCGGCGATGGCGGGCGCGGAGGCGCGCGGCCTGA
- a CDS encoding SDR family NAD(P)-dependent oxidoreductase has translation MSKTVLITGATSGFGAAAVTRFADAGWKVVATGRRAERLRPFVERYGSEVVHAAAFDIRDAAALDAALAALPAGFADIDVLVNNAGLALGTVPAQEADLAQWQQMIDTNVTALVTITRKLLPVLIARKGAIINISSVAATYPYTGGNVYGGTKAFVRQFSLGLRSDLHGTGVRVTSIEPGMAETEFTLVRTGGDQAASDKLYGGATPMTGEDIAEQIFYVATLPPHLNINRLEIMPVSQSFAGFQVARQ, from the coding sequence ATGTCCAAGACCGTCCTGATCACCGGCGCCACCTCCGGCTTCGGCGCCGCCGCGGTGACCCGCTTCGCCGACGCTGGCTGGAAGGTGGTCGCCACCGGCCGCCGCGCCGAGCGGCTGAGGCCGTTCGTCGAGCGATACGGCAGCGAGGTGGTGCACGCCGCCGCCTTCGACATCCGCGACGCCGCCGCGCTGGACGCCGCCCTCGCCGCGCTTCCCGCCGGCTTCGCCGACATCGACGTGCTGGTCAACAACGCCGGCCTGGCGCTGGGCACGGTGCCGGCGCAGGAGGCCGACCTGGCGCAGTGGCAGCAGATGATCGACACCAACGTGACCGCGCTGGTCACCATCACGCGCAAGCTGCTGCCGGTGCTGATCGCGCGCAAGGGCGCGATCATCAACATTTCCTCGGTGGCGGCCACCTATCCCTACACCGGTGGCAACGTCTACGGCGGCACCAAGGCCTTCGTGCGCCAGTTCTCGCTGGGCCTGCGCAGCGACCTGCATGGCACCGGCGTGCGCGTGACCAGCATCGAGCCGGGCATGGCCGAGACCGAATTCACCCTGGTGCGCACCGGCGGCGACCAGGCCGCCTCGGACAAGCTCTACGGCGGCGCCACGCCGATGACGGGCGAGGACATCGCCGAGCAGATCTTCTACGTCGCGACGCTCCCGCCGCACCTCAACATCAACCGGCTGGAGATCATGCCGGTGAGCCAGTCCTTTGCCGGCTTTCAGGTGGCGCGCCAGTAG